The Branchiostoma floridae strain S238N-H82 chromosome 8, Bfl_VNyyK, whole genome shotgun sequence genome has a segment encoding these proteins:
- the LOC118422057 gene encoding leucine-rich repeat-containing protein 4C-like, which yields MASSVGKLLLIILTLHVWGNTYAQRCPRECLCSPPDNSVYCSDQRLTSFPTNIPRYVSILSLHRNKIKTLGRGQFRSLTNLNTLELSANEISEIEPGAFIGLGDLRTLELNNNRLTSIDGAIFQGLTRLNNLGLRNNPIYCLPKYAFSYVPSLKFLDLGRLFKLQAISKHAFAGLKNLVYLNMTECNLVTVPHLKHLESLENLDLSRNSIDKLETDNLAELKGLGSLRMPSNLLSEIEQDSFEDLGSLRELDLSDNYLTILPFGLFSNMRALTKVNLGGNPWNCTCEVTWLVTWLRRKTRSDPTRESCGRCQSPWTFRGRLLCDVPVTKLKCTPPQITDAPRALNVTAGGNATLQCNTGDSKETAVNWISPNGTMIRKGSFKLKVKFAGGRTLNFARVSTSDAGIYRCVARNSAGTTTLDTILNVTGSVLPIFRATEIPINGEEPEDDNLCQRAFEKATSSVSGGPQLTWQRDSKPTPGRTNETFKTPEPLPTVFEPGFDMTKNTDKPSSNVDHQKYIIASIVSVISFGLLVWLIFFLLLRWDFCCPANRFLAKKRENRTKAQKDDGDFRTRCCRLRCCLREPEKDAPIEIPEPLQGYPTLELTKLEQRKMNTIEVYSPVELIKDSKEFTDIDTLKGGLDIDCDVDLRQLKLHTPEKTASLQRKKNLESFNPAISSGVQHTCSLKKSPSKPVYTPVKIPDFHRNIADVYIIRKDPDQSCMVPQVSDTSMKETGV from the exons ATGGCTTCTTCTGTTGGAAAACTTCTTTTGATAATTCTTACACTTCATGTATGGGGTAACACATATGCTCAACGATGTCCACGGGAGTGTCTTTGCAGTCCCCCGGACAATAGCGTGTACTGCAGTGACCAGAGGCTAACTAGTTTCCCGACCAACATCCCGAGATACGTCTCTATTCTCAGTCTACACAGGAACAAGATTAAAACGTTGGGTCGAGGCCAGTTCCGATCATTGACAAACCTCAACACGTTGGAGCTCAGTGCTAATGAGATATCGGAAATCGAGCCTGGTGCATTCATTGGACTTGGAGATCTGAGAACATTGGAGCTGAATAATAATAGACTTACAAGTATCGATGGGGCAATATTCCAAGGCTTAACTCGCCTCAACAATCTAGGGTTGAGAAACAACCCTATATATTGCCTTCCTAAGTATGCATTTTCGTACGTGCCATCGTTAAAGTTTCTGGACCTTGGCAGATTGTTCAAACTGCAAGCTATTTCAAAGCACGCTTTTGCTGGATTGAAGAATCTGGTGTATCTGAACATGACGGAGTGCAACCTCGTGACGGTTCCACATCTGAAGCACCTAGAAAGCCTCGAGAACTTGGACCTGTCCCGAAACTCCATTGACAAGCTCGAGACTGACAATTTGGCCGAGCTGAAAGGCTTAGGGAGCTTGAGGATGCCATCAAATCTGTTATCTGAAATCGAACAAGATAGCTTTGAAGACTTGGGGTCACTTAGGGAGCTGGATCTTTCGGACAATTACCTAACGATTCTTCCGTTCGGGCTCTTTTCTAATATGAGAGCCTTGACCAAAGTAAACTTGGGTGGTAATCCGTGGAACTGTACTTGTGAAGTCACGTGGCTCGTCACCTGGTTGCGTAGAAAAACGCGAAGTGACCCAACCAGAGAGTCCTGTGGCAGATGTCAGTCTCCTTGGACGTTCCGGGGGAGATTACTTTGCGACGTTCCTGTGACGAAATTGAAATGTACCCCGCCACAAATCACTGACGCGCCGAGGGCTCTGAATGTTACAGCTGGTGGAAATGCTACTCTCCAGTGCAACACCGGGGATTCAAAAGAGACGGCCGTTAACTGGATATCACCGAACGGAACCATGATTCGAAAAGGTTCTTTTAAG CTTAAAGTCAAGTTCGCCGGGGGTCGGACCTTGAACTTCGCCAGAGTCTCAACATCTGACGCTGGAATTTACAGATGCGTTGCGAGAAATTCGGCAGGAACAACAACGTTAGATACCATTCTGAACGTCACGGGAAGTGTACTTCCAATCTTCCGTGCGACAGAAATACCTATAAATGGTGAAGAGCCAGAAGACGATAACTTGTGCCAGCGGGCGTTTGAGAAGGCTACTTCATCCGTCAGCGGTGGGCCTCAGCTAACCTGGCAGCGTGACTCCAAACCAACACCCGGGAGGACTAATGAAACATTCAAAACGCCAGAGCCTCTTCCGACTGTCTTTGAACCTGGCTTTGATATGACGAAGAATACAGATAAACCCTCTTCAAACGTAGATCACCAGAAGTACATCATTGCATCCATCGTGTCGGTTATATCGTTTGGTTTGTTGGTATGgctcattttcttccttttACTGAGATGGGATTTCTGTTGCCCTGCGAATAGGTTTTTGGCGAAGAAGCGAGAAAATAGAACAAAAGCCCAGAAAGACGACGGCGATTTCAGGACACGATGCTGCAGACTACGTTGCTGTCTGCGGGAACCAGAAAAGGACGCCCCCATCGAAATTCCCGAGCCATTGCAAGGTTATCCAACATTGGAACTCACCAAACTGGAACAGCGGAAAATGAACACCATTGAGGTTTACAGCCCGGTCGAACTGATAAAGGACTCAAAGGAGTTCACAGATATCGATACTCTTAAAGGAGGTTTAGACATAGACTGTGACGTTGATTTAAGACAACTGAAGTTACACACTCCTGAAAAGACTGCCAGTttacagagaaagaaaaacTTGGAGAGTTTTAATCCTGCCATATCCTCAGGTGTACAGCATACTTGCAGTCTGAAGAAGAGTCCTTCTAAGCCTGTTTACACCCCTGTGAAAATACCCGACTTCCATAGAAATATCGCGGATGTCTACATCATCCGGAAAGATCCCGATCAGAGCTGCATGGTTCCGCAGGTGTCAGATACCTCTATGAAGGAAACTGGCGTTTAG